GCGTTGGCTCTCACCGAGAACATCGCCGTGGCAAAGTTTACTCCTCCCTCGACGGAGGTGAACTTCTGGTTGCCCACGTCCTCGTTCTTGATACCGGTTACATCGTCGATGACGTCATCAAAGATGGGCACCTTGGAGACTAGCCCGAGGTTGCCGAAGATGCTCAATCCGGGGCTCAGCGCGAAGCTGGCGCCGCCCTTCAGCTGGCTGCCACTGATGGTACCCGAGCTGATCTTGAACGGATTGCCGCCAACATTCTTGAAGAAATCCTCATAGTCGTAGGCGATGGTGGATAGGGCAGCCACACCGTAGGCGTTAATGGGCCCGGCGGTGAATTCACCCTGACCGAAGAATCCCAGCCAGTTCACCGTGTTGGTGTTGTGGTAGGCGATGATGTCCCCCAGCCCTTTCATCTGTGCTGCCGGCGTGCCGTCAAATTCGTTTCCGGATTCAACATAGTAGTCGCCGCCCAGCAGGTCCCGCACCTCCCGGAAGTGGGTGATCTCCGCCGTCCGCCAGTCGATTCCACCCGTAATCCGGATGGCATCGGACAGCCGGTAATAGGCCTTGGAGATGGCCCCGATGGTCCACTGATTGTTGCGGCTGTTGCGCAGGATACCGGTGGACCGGTTTTGGGTCGCCGAGAATTCGGTATCGATATTATCGGCGTTCTGGGCAATCTCTTTGTCCCAGTCCCAGATCCACGGCGCATTGTTGAACCACAGCTCCGTCGAATTGGGATCAAACCCTTTCCGCGACACGCTGCCGAGGGTGCCGGTCCCGCCGCCGTGGCCTCCTGACCAATAAGCCGTCGATGAAATCCGGATGGCATCGGACAGAGACGTGTACCAGTTGATACTCACCTGGGGTTTGTGGAAGAAGTTCTGTCTTTCCATCAGCTGGCCCGACAGGAACCGTTTGTCATCCGTGGTTGAGGAATACATCCCCCAGGCCTGCTCACCCGCGTAGCTGGCATCCACGTCTGCCCAGTTCTGGTTGTGGAAGCGACCGGCCTCATGATACTTGTCAAATGCCGCTACGTCATAATCGTCCAGTCCCCTGGCAAAATCCTGGTCGTAGACCGCGATGTTCTGTTTGTACAGGTTCTGCCCATGGCGCTGGGGTGCCCCCACGGCGTACACCTCAAAGCGGTTGTTGGCGTTCAGGGTGTAGCTGGCGCCGAGGTAGTAGGACATGGCGTCGGTCCAGGTGCCGTCAATGATGCCGTCGCCCACTTTCTTTACCAAATTGGCACTGAGAGCATACTTGCCGCCGATCAGGCCGGTGTTGATGCCCAGGGTCGATTTGAAGAACCCGTCGTTCCCGATCTCCTGCTTGAAACTGAGCCCCGAACCCATGGCCGCCGGGTCGGTGATGATGTTCATGGAGCCACCCACGGACGGGGTGGCCAGGTTGTCCGCGCTCAGGCCCCGCTGCAGCTGGATGGAGGACGTGGCGTCGCCCACGCCGTCCCAGTTGGACCAGTACAGCCAGCCGTTTTCCATGTCATTCACCGGCACGCCGTTGATCTGGATCGCCACATTGCGCTGGTTGAAGCCCCGCACACTGATCCGCGCATCGCCAGCGGCACCACCCTGCATCGTGGCGTACACACTCGGCGTGGTGTTCAGCACCAGTGGGATGTCCTGCGAGCCCAGCCGCAGGCTCATGTCGGCCTTGGAAATATTGCTGTAGGCCACCGGTGTATTCCGTGTCGCCCGGTTGGCGAACACCTCCAGCGCCGTCAATTGAAGGGCGCTGGAGCTCAAGGCAATATTGGCGATGGCCGTGCCCCCGGCGGCAATGTCCAACGTGATGCTGGCCGCCTCAAATCCAATGACCGAGGCCGTAATGGTCTGTGTCCCGATGGGCACGTTCATGATGGCGAACATCCCGTCGGCATCGGCGGCCGCACCAAGCGAAGTTCCCACCACGATTACATTGGCGCCCACCAGGGCGTCGCCCGTCTCGCTGTCTGTGATCTGACCGGTGATATTGCCCGTCTGTGCCCAAAGCATCAGCGGCAGCACCACCACGGCCAGCATTATTGTTAGACCACGCTGGTTCATATTGCCTCCCAAGCGGTTATGTTGGAAATGATTTGGCGCAGAAGAACCGCTGCGATGGGCGGGTGCCCATCAACGAGTCTCCCCACGTCCGTGCTCGAAGTGATCTGACCCATGTAAGGCTGCCGGGCTGCTAGTGGCCCACCTCTCCCCGGCGAATTTGAAGTTATGTGGGGGTGGGGGTCGGTGGCAAGATAAATGGTGCTCCAACGCACATTTTTTCGCCTAAAAAGCCCATTATCCAGCGGGTCGAGACTCCTCCTATGCTATATATGGTATGACGTGCTGGAGTCCCTCCCGGGCGATGGCCTCCTTGGGCGCCCGATGCAATGAATTCCCACGGAGTGAGCTGGTAACTATAAATTTTGGCTATGGCCGAGAAGTCCATCTACCTGGACTACCACGCCACCACGCCCGTTGACGATCGGGTCTTCGCGCGCATGGCGCCCATGTTCACTGAGAAATTTGCCAACCCGGCGAGCAAAAACCACACGCCGGGACGTGAAGTGGCCGCCTTGGTGGAGCACAGCCGGAATCAGGTTGCCCAACTGGTCGGCGCCGCGCCCGAGGAAATCGTCTTCACCAGCGGAGCTACGGAAGCGATTAATCTGGCCCTCAAGGGAGCCGCCTCAATGGGACGCCTCGATGGGGGCCACATCATCACCTTTGAAACAGAACATCGCGCCACCCTCGACACCTGCAAGGTTTTGCAAAGGGC
The sequence above is drawn from the Candidatus Neomarinimicrobiota bacterium genome and encodes:
- a CDS encoding TonB-dependent receptor gives rise to the protein MLAVVVLPLMLWAQTGNITGQITDSETGDALVGANVIVVGTSLGAAADADGMFAIMNVPIGTQTITASVIGFEAASITLDIAAGGTAIANIALSSSALQLTALEVFANRATRNTPVAYSNISKADMSLRLGSQDIPLVLNTTPSVYATMQGGAAGDARISVRGFNQRNVAIQINGVPVNDMENGWLYWSNWDGVGDATSSIQLQRGLSADNLATPSVGGSMNIITDPAAMGSGLSFKQEIGNDGFFKSTLGINTGLIGGKYALSANLVKKVGDGIIDGTWTDAMSYYLGASYTLNANNRFEVYAVGAPQRHGQNLYKQNIAVYDQDFARGLDDYDVAAFDKYHEAGRFHNQNWADVDASYAGEQAWGMYSSTTDDKRFLSGQLMERQNFFHKPQVSINWYTSLSDAIRISSTAYWSGGHGGGTGTLGSVSRKGFDPNSTELWFNNAPWIWDWDKEIAQNADNIDTEFSATQNRSTGILRNSRNNQWTIGAISKAYYRLSDAIRITGGIDWRTAEITHFREVRDLLGGDYYVESGNEFDGTPAAQMKGLGDIIAYHNTNTVNWLGFFGQGEFTAGPINAYGVAALSTIAYDYEDFFKNVGGNPFKISSGTISGSQLKGGASFALSPGLSIFGNLGLVSKVPIFDDVIDDVTGIKNEDVGNQKFTSVEGGVNFATAMFSVRANAYFTQWRNRTFREQEFELTTGEEVLVFLRGVDATHSGIELEATIRPMPIVAITASASVGNWVYDSDSEGNFRIAGTQESIDATFYIKDLKVGDAPQTQVAIAASVFPLRGLTTQFVIRYYANHYADFSPFTRVELEKDADGNRIQSWLTPSFSVIDFHGTYDLPISLGGARLQAFAHVFNLLDAIYIQDATDNSPFNAWDKDHDADDAEVFFGLPRTFNVGLAIAF